In Spinacia oleracea cultivar Varoflay chromosome 5, BTI_SOV_V1, whole genome shotgun sequence, a single window of DNA contains:
- the LOC110789956 gene encoding uncharacterized protein — MIRKQVGMGTNTLFWHDLLVGDCPLKAKCPRLFRLNSSPNGSVSSFKFWEGKKWEWAFSWCREFRPYDTIEWQLLRLLLDRVHFNPEVPDSFIWTPHKSGLFTVKSFSLELARTSSGWHIVPIKGLWKGLVPHRIELFVWFSILEKLNTRAKLAHLGIIPPSEAHCVMCGTFTESSNHLLIHCSFAYHLWSWWLEVWGLQWAFPADLRSAFIQWSPPHKGIFFKKVSNGSTTPTPMAVWSPPSGNGLKWNVDASYHPSLQKSAIGGVLRDSNGKFLCLFSSPIPPMEINLAEVYAIHRAIKISQSCTNIMSHNLIIESDSANAVKWCTSKDGGPWNIHFILNFIRNSSSADSSVEIIHKSRAANAVTDCLAKQGLSRADDFIAWV, encoded by the exons ATGATCAGGAAGCAAGTGGGAATGggaacaaacaccttgttctggCATGATCTCTTGGTAGGTGACTGCCCATTAAAAGCCAAATGCCCAAGACTTTTCAGACTAAACTCGAGTCCTAATGGATCTGTATCCTCATTTAAGTTTTGGGAAGGAAAAAAATGGGAATGGGCCTTCTCTTGGTGCAGGGAATTCAGGCCATATGACACGATTGAATGGCAATTGCTTCGTCTACTACTCGACCGAGTTCACTTCAACCCGGAAGTTCCTGACTCTTTTATTTGGACCCCTCATAAAAGTGGTTTGTTCACCGTCAAATCATTCTCACTCGAATTAGCAAGAACATCATCTGGTTGGCACATAGTACCTATTAAGGGTCTATGGAAGGGTTTGGTCCCTCATCGTATTGAACTCTTCGTTTGGTTTTCTATCCTTGAAAAACTCAATACAAGAGCAAAGTTGGCACATCTTGGAATTATTCCCCCCTCTGAAGCACATTGTGTGATGTGTGGCACGTTCACTGAATCTTCAAATCATCTCCTTATCCATTGCTCCTTTGCATACCATCTTTGGTCTTGGTGGCTGGAAGTATGGGGGCTACAATGGGCTTTCCCCGCAGACTTAAGAAGTGCCTTCATCCAATGGTCTCCTCCACACAAAggaatttttttcaaaaag GTGTCGAATGGGTCTACTACCCCCACTCCCATGGCTGTTTGGTCACCTCCTTCGGGGAACGGCTTAAAGTGGAATGTGGACGCCTCTTATCATCCATCCCTTCAGAAGTCTGCTATTGGAGGGGTCCTAAGGGACTCTAATGGGAAGTTCTTATGTCTATTTTCTTCTCCTATTCCTCCCATGGAGATTAACCTTGCAGAAGTGTACGCAATTCACCGAGCCATTAAAATATCACAAAGCTGCACCAACATCATGTCTCACAATCTGATAATTGAATCTGACTCGGCAAACGCTGTTAAATGGTGCACATCAAAGGATGGAGGTCCATGGAACATCCACTTCATTCTGAACTTTATTCGCAACTCCTCCTCCGCGGACAGCAGTGTGGAGATCATACATAAAAGCCGTGCTGCAAATGCCGTAACGGACTGTTTGGCTAAGCAAGGTCTTAGCAGAGCCGACGACTTCATTGCATGGGTTTAG